The following are encoded together in the Cynocephalus volans isolate mCynVol1 chromosome 4, mCynVol1.pri, whole genome shotgun sequence genome:
- the LOC134374743 gene encoding olfactory receptor 11L1-like — MEHQNVSSVTEFQLLGFQNLLQWQILLIAIFLVIYFLTITGNVVIITVVSQDQRLHSPMYTFLKHLSFLELWYTSTTVPLLLANLLSQGQAISFSACMAQLYFFVFFGATECFLLAVMAYDRYLAICSPLHYSFLMSPEICTKLVAISWLTGVGTGFLPSLMISKLDFCGPNEINHFFCDLPPLMLLSCSSVYTTEMAIFILSVVVLCLCFFLTLVSYVFIVSSILRISSASGRMKTFSTCGSHLAVVTIYYGTMISMYVRPNAHVSPEINKIISVFYTVVTPLLNPFIYSFRNKDFKQAVKKVMRRKCGTYGVRLKGNFFIR, encoded by the coding sequence ATGGAGCACCAAAATGTGTCCAGTGTCACTGAGTTTCAACTGTTAGGATTCCAGAACCTTCTTCAGTGGCAGATCCTACTCATTGCCATTTTCCTGGTCATCTACTTCCTCACCATCACAGGGAATGTCGTTATCATCACAGTGGTGAGCCAGGACCAGCGACTGCACTCACCAATGTACACATTCCTCAAACACCTCTCCTTTCTGGAGCTCTGGTACACATCCACCACTGTGCCCCTTCTCCTAGCCAACCTGCTCTCCCAGGGCCAAGCCATCTCCTTCTCCGCCTGTATGGCACAGCTATACTTCTTTGTGTTCTTTGGGGCTACTGAATGCTTTCTCCTGGCCGTGATGGCTTATGACCGATATCTGGCCATCTGCAGCCCACTCCACTACTCCTTCCTCATGAGTCCTGAAATCTGCACAAAGTTGGTGGCAATCTCCTGGTTGACAGGGGTGGGCACAGGCTTTCTGCCTTCCCTGATGATTTCCAAGTTGGATTTCTGTGGGCCCAACGAGATCAACCATTTTTTCTGTGACCTCCCGCCACTCATGCTGCTTTCATGTTCCAGTGTTTATACTACTGAAATGGCCATCTTCATCCTTTCAGTTGTTGTTCTgtgcctttgtttttttctgacacTTGTGTCCTATGTTTTTATTGTGTCCTCCATACTGAGAATTTCCTCAGCTTCTGGACGGATGAAGACCTTTTCTACATGTGGCTCCCACCTGGCTGTTGTCACTATTTACTATGGGACTATGATCTCTATGTATGTGCGCCCCAATGCTCATGTGTCACCTGAAATCAACAAGATCATTTCTGTCTTCTATACCGTGGTCACCCCATTGCTGAACCCATTTATCTACAGCTTCAGGAACAAAGACTTCAAACAAGCTGTTAAAAAAGTCATGAGAAGGAAGTGTGGCACCTATGGAGTAAGACTGAAAGGAAATTtctttattaggtaa